Proteins encoded together in one Homo sapiens chromosome 15 genomic patch of type NOVEL, GRCh38.p14 PATCHES HSCHR15_6_CTG8 window:
- the CHRNA7 gene encoding neuronal acetylcholine receptor subunit alpha-7 isoform X6, which yields MQEADISGYIPNGEWDLVGIPGKRSERFYECCKEPYPDVTFTVTMRRRTLYYGLNLLIPCVLISALALLVFLLPADSGEKISLGITVLLSLTVFMLLVAEIMPATSDSVPLIAQYFASTMIIVGLSVVVTVIVLQYHHHDPDGGKMPKWTRVILLNWCAWFLRMKRPGEDKVRPACQHKQRRCSLASVEMSAVAPPPASNGNLLYIGFRGLDGVHCVPTPDSGVVCGRMACSPTHDEHLLHGGQPPEGDPDLAKILEEVRYIANRFRCQDESEAVCSEWKFAACVVDRLCLMAFSVFTIICTIGILMSAPNFVEAVSKDFA from the exons ATGCAGGAGGCAGATATCAGTGGCTATATCCCCAATGGAGAATGGGACCTAGTGG GAATCCCCGGCAAGAGGAGTGAAAGGTTCTATGAGTGCTGCAAAGAGCCCTACCCCGATGTCACCTTCACAGTGACCATGCGCCGCAGGACACTCTACTATGGCCTCAACCTGCTGATCCCCTGTGTGCTCATCTCCGCCCTCGCCCTGCTGGTGTTCCTGCTTCCTGCAGATTCCGGGGAGAAGATTTCCCTGG gGATAACAGTCTTACTCTCTCTTACCGTCTTCATGCTGCTCGTGGCTGAGATCATGCCCGCAACATCCGATTCGGTACCATTGATAG CCCAGTACTTCGCCAGCACCATGATCATCGTGGGCCTCTCGGTGGTGGTGACAGTGATCGTGCTGCAGTACCACCACCACGACCCCGACGGGGGCAAGATGCCCAAGTGG ACCAGAGTCATCCTTCTGAACTGGTGCGCGTGGTTCCTGCGAATGAAGAGGCCCGGGGAGGACAAGGTGCGCCCGGCCTGCCAGCACAAGCAGCGGCGCtgcagcctggccagtgtggagATGAGCGCCGTGGCGCCGCCGCCCGCCAGCAACGGGAACCTGCTGTACATCGGCTTCCGCGGCCTGGACGGCGTGCACTGTGTCCCGACCCCCGACTCTGGGGTAGTGTGTGGCCGCATGGCCTGCTCCCCCACGCACGATGAGCACCTCCTGCACGGCGGGCAACCCCCCGAGGGGGACCCGGACTTGGCCAAGATCCTGGAGGAGGTCCGCTACATTGCCAACCGCTTCCGCTGCCAGGACGAAAGCGAGGCGGTCTGCAGCGAGTGGAAGTTCGCCGCCTGTGTGGTGGACCGCCTGTGCCTCATGGCCTTCTCGGTCTTCACCATCATCTGCACCATCGGCATCCTGATGTCGGCTCCCAACTTCGTGGAGGCCGTGTCCAAAGACTTTGCGTAA
- the CHRNA7 gene encoding neuronal acetylcholine receptor subunit alpha-7 isoform X4 has product MKNIQKSLSHKSLSHSADERFDATFHTNVLVNSSGHCQYLPPGIFKSSCYIDVRWFPFDVQHCKLKFGSWSYGGWSLDLQMQEADISGYIPNGEWDLVGIPGKRSERFYECCKEPYPDVTFTVTMRRRTLYYGLNLLIPCVLISALALLVFLLPADSGEKISLGITVLLSLTVFMLLVAEIMPATSDSVPLIAQYFASTMIIVGLSVVVTVIVLQYHHHDPDGGKMPKWTRVILLNWCAWFLRMKRPGEDKVRPACQHKQRRCSLASVEMSAVAPPPASNGNLLYIGFRGLDGVHCVPTPDSGVVCGRMACSPTHDEHLLHGGQPPEGDPDLAKILEEVRYIANRFRCQDESEAVCSEWKFAACVVDRLCLMAFSVFTIICTIGILMSAPNFVEAVSKDFA; this is encoded by the exons atgaaaaacattcagaaatCACTGAGTCACAAATCACTGAGTCACAG TGCTGATGAGCGCTTTGACGCCACATTCCACACTAACGTGTTGGTGAATTCTTCTGGGCATTGCCAGTACCTGCCTCCAG GCATATTCAAGAGTTCCTGCTACATCGATGTACGCTGGTTTCCCTTTGATGTGCAGCACTGCAAACTGAAGTTTGGGTCCTGGTCTTACGGAGGCTGGTCCTTGGATCTGCAGATGCAGGAGGCAGATATCAGTGGCTATATCCCCAATGGAGAATGGGACCTAGTGG GAATCCCCGGCAAGAGGAGTGAAAGGTTCTATGAGTGCTGCAAAGAGCCCTACCCCGATGTCACCTTCACAGTGACCATGCGCCGCAGGACACTCTACTATGGCCTCAACCTGCTGATCCCCTGTGTGCTCATCTCCGCCCTCGCCCTGCTGGTGTTCCTGCTTCCTGCAGATTCCGGGGAGAAGATTTCCCTGG gGATAACAGTCTTACTCTCTCTTACCGTCTTCATGCTGCTCGTGGCTGAGATCATGCCCGCAACATCCGATTCGGTACCATTGATAG CCCAGTACTTCGCCAGCACCATGATCATCGTGGGCCTCTCGGTGGTGGTGACAGTGATCGTGCTGCAGTACCACCACCACGACCCCGACGGGGGCAAGATGCCCAAGTGG ACCAGAGTCATCCTTCTGAACTGGTGCGCGTGGTTCCTGCGAATGAAGAGGCCCGGGGAGGACAAGGTGCGCCCGGCCTGCCAGCACAAGCAGCGGCGCtgcagcctggccagtgtggagATGAGCGCCGTGGCGCCGCCGCCCGCCAGCAACGGGAACCTGCTGTACATCGGCTTCCGCGGCCTGGACGGCGTGCACTGTGTCCCGACCCCCGACTCTGGGGTAGTGTGTGGCCGCATGGCCTGCTCCCCCACGCACGATGAGCACCTCCTGCACGGCGGGCAACCCCCCGAGGGGGACCCGGACTTGGCCAAGATCCTGGAGGAGGTCCGCTACATTGCCAACCGCTTCCGCTGCCAGGACGAAAGCGAGGCGGTCTGCAGCGAGTGGAAGTTCGCCGCCTGTGTGGTGGACCGCCTGTGCCTCATGGCCTTCTCGGTCTTCACCATCATCTGCACCATCGGCATCCTGATGTCGGCTCCCAACTTCGTGGAGGCCGTGTCCAAAGACTTTGCGTAA